A genome region from Pangasianodon hypophthalmus isolate fPanHyp1 chromosome 11, fPanHyp1.pri, whole genome shotgun sequence includes the following:
- the ptp4a1 gene encoding protein tyrosine phosphatase type IVA 1 → MARMNRPAPVEITYKNMRFLITHNPTNATLNKFIEELKKYGVTTVVRVCEATYDANLVAKEGIQVLDWPFDDGAPPSNQIVDDWLNLLRIKFREEPGCCIAVHCVAGLGRAPVLVALALIECGMKYEDAVQFIRQKRRGAFNSKQLFYLEKYRPKMRLRFKDSNGHRNNCCIQ, encoded by the exons ATGGCTCGTATGAATAGACCTGCCCCTGTGGAGAtcacatataaaaacatgagGTTCCTCATCACCCACAATCCTACCAATGCCACCTTAAACAAATTCATTGAG GAACTAAAGAAGTATGGTGTGACAACAGTTGTTAGAGTGTGTGAGGCGACGTATGATGCCAACTTGGTGGCCAAAGAGGGCATTCAGGTTCTG GATTGGCCATTTGATGATGGAGCTCCTCCTTCTAACCAGATTGTTGACGACTGGTTGAATCTGCTGAGGATTAAGTTTAGAGAGGAGCCAGGCTGCTGCATTGCTGTTCACTGTGTAGCTGGCCTTGGAAG AGCACCAGTCCTTGTTGCCCTCGCTCTGATTGAGTGTGGAATGAAATATGAAGATGCTGTCCAATTCATCCGACA GAAGCGCCGTGGGGCATTTAATAGCAAGCAGCTCTTCTACCTGGAGAAATATCGCCCAAAGATGCGTCTTCGCTTCAAAGATTCAAATGGCCATCGCAACAACTGCTGCATCCAGTAG
- the lgsn gene encoding lengsin — protein MDSDQIDGGSLSHGKKKGVRESGEQVASSEWDRRRFDLPIVQTDLSAPSPTDNSTIISIGPHCWPTVSTESQPDDYTYTDEWNREGHPDNLPPEAGVSSVSKQTMEELKSLLRERSILNTRERDEDQLVGHRHTPGQRIDCKPDDIPSKSFTTFKPTLGSSRRARDSASSDWESGGSLKTGGHTNRPTSFKLPTSERTYWVNTGISQTDNNENPQTEYHGSQNFITEVEHIKQQISRENIGFVRFEATDLHGVSRSKTVPASLFQEKAVYGVPMPRSYLELTLSPKENEVDHPIAPNFNSDILLIPDLSTFRALPWAEQTARIICDPCTITGIPLRTSPRLIAKLMLAQLQAMGFSINSSFTYECCIFGLPERIGPKVVFFPATTLLSNHDMPFLQQLVRGMYHMGISVDSFASASGPGQMEICFKPKFGIEAVDSAFTFRTGIKEMARKYDYFATFLTDDTIYNSGCLSHSLWDANGRRNLFYSGTSEISEIGKKWLGGLLHHSPALSCLMAPGIGCRTQLSKGSISKSTFNATCGCNDNSCAFNVKVHGGRETHIENKLGSAMANPYIVLAATIAAGLDGIKRDLCAELYKAPVQQKQFAIPVKLEDALVALGEDSVICGALGEPFVYYFIAMKRLEIETQETDTDRNKNLEYFI, from the exons ATGGATTCAGACCAAATAGATGGAGGCAGTCTCAGCCATGGCAAAAAGAAGGGGGTAAGGGAAAGTGGGGAACAAGTAGCCTCTTCAGAATGGGACAGAAGAAGGTTTGATCTGCCCATAGTCCAGACTGATTTATCTGCTCCAAGCCCCACTGACAACTCCACTATAATTTCAATTGGCCCACACTGCTGGCCCACAGTCTCCACTGAATCACAGCCTGATGACTACACTTATACGGATGAATGGAATAGAGAAGGCCACCCAGACAACCTACCTCCAGAGGCAGGTGTTTCTAGTGTTTCTAAACAAACAATGGAGGAACTGAAAAGCCTATTGAGAGAGCGCTCCATACTAaatacaagagagagagatgaagaccAATTAGTTGGTCATCGCCACACTCCTGGACAGAGAATTGACTGTAAACCAGATGACATACCATCCAAGTCCTTCACAACCTTCAAGCCCACTCTAGGGAGTAGTAGAAGAGCAAGAGATAGTGCTTCATCTGACTGGGAATCTGGTGGGTCATTGAAGACTGGTGGGCATACAAACAGGCCCACCAGTTTTAAGTTACCCACTAGTGAAAGAACATACTGGGTCAACACTGGGATATCGCAGACAG ATAACAATGAGAATCCACAAACAGAATACCATGGATCCCAAAACTTCATTACAGAGGTTGAACACATAAAGCAGCAGATCAGCCGTGAGAATATAGGCTTTGTTCGCTTTGAAGCCACTGATCTCCATGGTGTATCTAGATCTAAGACAGTCCCTGCTTCCTTATTTCAG GAAAAAGCGGTTTATGGTGTGCCTATGCCTAGAAGCTACCTGGAGCTGACACTGAGCCCCAAGGAAAATGAGGTTGATCATCCAATTGCTCCCAATTTCAACAGTGATATTCTTCTGATCCCTGATCTCTCCACCTTTCGAGCCCTTCCCTGGGCTGAGCAGACTGCTCGTATCATTTGTGATCCTTGTACAATCACAGGGATCCCTCTGCGCACTTCTCCTCGCCTGATTGCTAAGCTGATGCTTGCTCAGCTTCAAGCCATGGGATTCTCCATCAATTCTTCTTTCACATATGAATGCTGCATCTTTGGATTACCAGAACGGATAGGCCCCAAGGTTGTATTTTTCCCTGCCACTACTTTACTGAGTAATCATGACATGCCTTTCTTACAGCAACTGGTGAGAGGGATGTACCACATGGGCATCAGTGTGGATAGCTTTGCATCTGCCAGTGGTCCAGGACAGATGGAAATCTGCTTCAAGCCTAAATTTGGAATTGAAGCTGTTGACAGTGCCTTCACCTTTCGTACTGGAATTAAAGAAATGGCCAGGAAGTATGACTATTTTGCCACCTTCCTTACTGATGACACCATCTACAATTCTGGCTGCCTGTCCCACAGCCTATGGGATGCCAATGGCAGGAGAAATCTTTTCTATTCAGGCACTAGCGAGATATCCGAGATTGGCAAGAAATGGCTTGGAGGGCTTCTCCACCACTCACCAGCTCTAAGCTGCCTAATGGCACCAGGGATAGGCTGCCGCACTCAGCTTTCCAAAGGCAGTATTTCAAAGAGCACATTCAATGCCACTTGTGGCTGCAATGACAACAGTTGTGCTTTTAATGTTAAGGTTCACGGTGGGCGGGAGACCCACATTGAGAACAAGCTTGGCTCAGCAATGGCAAACCCTTACATAGTCTTGGCAGCTACCATTGCAGCCGGATTGGATGGTATCAAGCGTGACCTCTGTGCAGAACTTTACAAAGCTCCAGTGCAGCAAAAACAGTTTGCCATACCTGTTAAACTGGAGGATGCCTTAGTGGCCCTGGGAGAAGACAGTGTGATCTGTGGGGCACTGGGTGAGCcatttgtgtattatttcattGCCATGAAACGCCTAGAGATTGAGACACAGGAGACTGATACAGACAGGAACAAAAACCTGGAATACTTCATCTAG